A section of the Streptomyces sp. NBC_00178 genome encodes:
- a CDS encoding ArsI/CadI family heavy metal resistance metalloenzyme, with translation MSRAQLALNVADLEASVIFYSRLFGVEPAKRRPGYANFAIATPPLKLVLIQGEPGQETRLDHLGVEVGTTEEVSAAATRLREAGLATFEENDTSCCYALQDKVWVHGPGKEPWEVYVVKADAAHLQRSSAPDADAPAGSAGDTTPAAGCACGT, from the coding sequence ATGTCCCGTGCCCAGCTCGCACTCAACGTCGCCGATCTCGAAGCATCGGTGATCTTCTACTCCAGGCTCTTCGGCGTGGAACCCGCCAAGCGCCGCCCCGGTTACGCCAACTTCGCGATCGCCACCCCGCCGCTCAAGCTCGTCCTGATCCAGGGCGAGCCGGGCCAGGAGACCCGCCTGGACCACCTCGGCGTCGAGGTCGGCACGACGGAGGAGGTCTCCGCCGCCGCCACCCGGCTCAGGGAGGCGGGCCTCGCGACCTTCGAGGAGAACGACACCTCCTGCTGCTACGCCCTCCAGGACAAGGTCTGGGTCCACGGCCCCGGCAAGGAGCCGTGGGAGGTCTACGTCGTCAAGGCGGACGCCGCACACCTCCAGAGGAGTTCCGCCCCGGACGCCGACGCCCCTGCCGGTTCCGCCGGGGACACGACACCCGCCGCAGGCTGCGCCTGCGGCACCTGA
- the nadE gene encoding ammonia-dependent NAD(+) synthetase, translating to MSESAAIALQQEIARELEVAETFEAEKEIERRVAFLAERLTSTGLRSLVLGISGGVDSTTAGRMCQLAVERARAAGHESRFYAMRLPYGVQADEHDAQLALSFIRADKVLTVDVRPASDAALAAALAADVSFRDSHHEDFVLGNIKARQRMIAQYAVAGAHDGLVVGTDHAAEAVSGFFTKFGDGAADLVPLTGLTKRRVRAVAEALGAPAELVGKVPTADLETLDPGKADEHALGVTYDTIDDFLEGKPVDDRAFETILARFRLTDHKRRLPIAP from the coding sequence GTGAGCGAGTCGGCGGCCATCGCCCTTCAGCAGGAGATCGCCCGCGAGCTCGAGGTCGCCGAGACCTTCGAAGCCGAGAAGGAGATCGAACGCCGTGTGGCGTTCCTCGCCGAGCGGCTGACGTCCACCGGCCTGCGTTCCCTGGTGCTCGGCATCAGCGGCGGTGTCGACTCCACCACCGCCGGCCGGATGTGCCAGCTCGCCGTCGAGCGGGCGCGCGCGGCGGGCCACGAGTCGCGGTTCTACGCGATGCGGCTCCCGTACGGCGTCCAGGCCGACGAGCACGACGCCCAGCTCGCGCTCTCCTTCATCCGCGCCGACAAGGTGCTGACCGTGGACGTCAGGCCCGCGAGCGACGCCGCGCTCGCCGCCGCGCTCGCCGCCGACGTCAGCTTCCGCGACTCCCACCACGAGGACTTCGTGCTCGGCAACATCAAGGCGCGCCAGCGCATGATCGCCCAGTACGCGGTGGCCGGGGCGCACGACGGCCTGGTCGTCGGCACGGACCACGCCGCCGAGGCGGTCTCCGGCTTCTTCACCAAGTTCGGGGACGGCGCCGCCGACCTGGTCCCGTTGACCGGCCTCACCAAGCGCCGGGTGCGCGCGGTCGCCGAGGCACTGGGCGCGCCCGCCGAGCTCGTGGGCAAGGTCCCGACGGCCGACCTGGAGACGCTCGACCCGGGCAAGGCCGACGAACACGCCCTCGGGGTCACCTACGACACCATCGACGACTTCCTCGAAGGCAAGCCGGTCGACGACCGGGCCTTCGAGACGATCCTCGCCCGCTTCCGCCTCACCGACCACAAGCGCCGGCTTCCCATCGCCCCGTAG
- a CDS encoding GDSL-type esterase/lipase family protein, with amino-acid sequence MAQVSTVTSQAGAVIRHDVAMRFLFVGDSMTIGRSGDFTWRYRMWQHLEATVGRDGYAITGPRTEVYDTEANAPLSHAYGDPDFPAPARRHLAGWGEGWLHMAPVIADTVTVTRADVLLVSLGLIDLGFYTNSEQTAANARAFVAAARTANPRIRLVLLPVIPNVRAESDVPFATECDRFNVLLAKAVADLDTPSSPVLLASRPVGYDIRTDTYDGTHPGPTGEHKLAGAFADAMHQAWGVGGAYAGVMAAA; translated from the coding sequence ATGGCACAAGTGTCCACTGTCACGTCGCAGGCCGGAGCGGTGATCCGCCATGATGTCGCCATGCGTTTTCTCTTCGTCGGCGACTCCATGACGATCGGGCGTTCCGGCGACTTCACCTGGCGCTACCGGATGTGGCAGCACCTGGAGGCGACCGTCGGGCGCGACGGCTACGCGATCACGGGTCCGCGCACCGAGGTGTACGACACGGAGGCGAACGCCCCGCTCTCCCACGCCTACGGCGACCCGGACTTCCCCGCGCCCGCGCGACGGCACCTCGCCGGGTGGGGCGAGGGCTGGCTCCACATGGCGCCCGTCATCGCGGACACGGTCACGGTGACCCGCGCCGATGTCCTGCTCGTCTCCCTCGGCCTGATAGACCTCGGGTTCTACACGAACAGCGAGCAGACGGCCGCGAACGCGCGGGCCTTCGTCGCCGCGGCCCGCACCGCGAACCCGCGGATCAGGCTGGTGCTGCTTCCCGTGATACCCAATGTGCGGGCCGAGTCCGACGTCCCGTTCGCCACGGAGTGCGACCGCTTCAACGTGCTCCTCGCGAAGGCCGTCGCCGATCTCGACACCCCGTCGTCCCCGGTGCTGCTGGCCTCGCGTCCGGTGGGCTACGACATCCGTACGGACACCTACGACGGCACGCACCCGGGCCCCACCGGCGAACACAAGCTGGCCGGCGCCTTCGCCGACGCGATGCACCAGGCCTGGGGCGTGGGCGGCGCCTACGCGGGAGTCATGGCCGCGGCCTGA
- a CDS encoding arsenate reductase ArsC, with product MSEHLPSVLFVCVHNAGRSQMAAAFLAHLAGGAVEVRSAGSAPADAVNPAAVEAMAEVGVDMSASRPKPLTDDAVRASDVVITMGCGDTCPVFPGKRYLDWRLDDPAGQGVAAVRPIRDAIEQLVRGLLAELGVVVAP from the coding sequence GTGTCTGAGCACCTGCCGTCCGTCCTGTTCGTGTGCGTCCACAACGCCGGCCGTTCGCAGATGGCCGCGGCCTTCCTCGCCCATCTCGCCGGGGGGGCCGTCGAGGTCCGCTCGGCGGGATCGGCCCCGGCGGACGCCGTGAACCCGGCCGCGGTCGAGGCGATGGCGGAAGTGGGCGTCGACATGTCCGCGAGCAGGCCGAAGCCGCTGACCGACGACGCGGTGCGGGCCTCCGACGTGGTCATCACCATGGGCTGCGGGGACACCTGCCCGGTCTTCCCGGGCAAGCGGTACCTCGACTGGCGCCTCGACGACCCCGCCGGGCAGGGCGTCGCCGCCGTACGGCCGATCCGTGACGCGATCGAACAGCTCGTCCGCGGCCTGCTCGCCGAACTCGGCGTCGTCGTCGCGCCGTAG
- a CDS encoding DUF7010 family protein — protein MTQPTPSVPAVPDAECAALTRTLRRRGTVVLSVFALVWAFAGASGLASPGLALAVETAAVPLAVAAVFLAYRKGAAPSPRTVNLPENWARSVGVVNVVELAAVFAAVAVSHASGHPGFIPPAVALVVGLHFLPLARLYDQWQYKVTGGVLSAVAVVGLVLATAGLPDGVVRAVVGLAAAATLWASAYHVAVRG, from the coding sequence ATGACTCAGCCCACGCCCTCGGTTCCCGCCGTCCCCGACGCCGAGTGCGCGGCGCTCACCCGCACCCTGCGCCGCCGCGGCACGGTCGTCCTGTCGGTGTTCGCCCTCGTGTGGGCCTTCGCCGGAGCGTCGGGCCTGGCTTCCCCCGGCCTCGCCCTGGCCGTCGAAACCGCCGCCGTGCCGCTCGCCGTCGCGGCGGTCTTCCTCGCCTACCGCAAGGGGGCCGCGCCCTCGCCGCGCACGGTGAACCTGCCGGAGAACTGGGCGCGTTCGGTCGGCGTCGTCAACGTCGTCGAGCTGGCGGCGGTCTTCGCGGCCGTCGCCGTCTCCCACGCCTCCGGCCACCCCGGGTTCATCCCGCCGGCCGTCGCACTCGTGGTGGGCCTGCACTTCCTCCCGCTCGCCCGCCTCTACGACCAGTGGCAGTACAAGGTGACCGGAGGCGTGCTGAGCGCCGTCGCGGTCGTGGGACTCGTGCTCGCCACGGCCGGGCTGCCGGACGGCGTCGTGCGCGCCGTGGTGGGCCTGGCCGCCGCGGCGACCCTGTGGGCGTCCGCGTACCACGTGGCCGTCAGGGGCTGA
- a CDS encoding MarR family winged helix-turn-helix transcriptional regulator yields MSDETPATEPRPPIPLLDKHLCFTLYAASRAITGAYRPLLEPLGLTYPQYLVMITLGEHGSLTVKELVALLQLDYGTVTPLIKRLEANGLLQRRRQADDERVVHVALTDDGLALHTRLSDVPPVIAEAAGLTYDEVTTLQNLARRLTANIDGHTTGVPTAKK; encoded by the coding sequence ATGAGTGACGAGACCCCCGCGACCGAGCCGCGCCCGCCCATCCCGCTGCTGGACAAGCACTTGTGCTTCACCCTGTACGCGGCCTCACGCGCCATCACCGGCGCGTACCGGCCCCTGCTCGAACCGCTCGGGCTGACCTATCCGCAGTACCTCGTCATGATCACCCTCGGCGAGCACGGGTCCCTGACCGTCAAGGAGCTGGTGGCGCTCCTGCAACTGGACTACGGCACCGTGACACCGCTGATCAAGCGCCTGGAGGCCAACGGCCTGCTCCAGCGCCGGCGCCAGGCCGACGACGAACGCGTCGTCCACGTCGCCCTCACCGACGACGGTCTCGCCCTGCACACACGCCTCTCCGACGTCCCACCCGTCATCGCGGAGGCCGCGGGACTCACGTACGACGAGGTCACCACACTCCAGAACCTGGCACGCCGGCTGACCGCCAACATCGACGGACACACCACAGGCGTCCCGACGGCGAAGAAGTAA
- a CDS encoding DUF4429 domain-containing protein, with amino-acid sequence MADIITRDGTWSFDGGTVRIVPGGKVHPVRQDLGELAVPLEAVAGASFEPDRKGGRLRLRLRTGACPVQRAADGRLRDSADPYQLLVEKDRTGVAEYLVDEIRNALLIEQVPDGPVDRFLLPGPSVPVSGGGGDGTASFDGHDVRLAWNWKAEESKTTGGTVTLPLPDITGVRWIPAIGLENGSLRFDRAGVTAATQPKYDPYSLDLWGLSKREYTAVLVAAAVLVRLPSPARRLAPGTPPKVLTAPAQDASPAADDHDVLLRRLRELGELHRAGVLTDEEFSTAKQAVLKRL; translated from the coding sequence ATGGCGGACATCATCACGCGCGACGGCACATGGAGCTTCGACGGCGGGACGGTACGCATCGTCCCCGGCGGCAAGGTGCACCCCGTGCGGCAGGATCTCGGCGAACTCGCCGTGCCGCTCGAAGCCGTGGCGGGCGCCTCCTTCGAACCCGACCGCAAGGGCGGCCGCCTGCGTCTCCGGCTGCGGACCGGCGCCTGCCCGGTGCAGCGCGCGGCGGACGGCAGGCTGCGGGACTCCGCCGACCCGTACCAGCTCCTGGTGGAGAAGGACCGCACCGGCGTGGCCGAGTACCTCGTCGACGAGATCCGCAACGCCCTGCTGATCGAGCAGGTGCCGGACGGGCCGGTGGACCGCTTCCTGCTGCCGGGGCCGTCGGTGCCCGTGTCCGGCGGGGGCGGGGACGGCACCGCGTCCTTCGACGGACACGACGTCCGCCTCGCCTGGAACTGGAAGGCCGAGGAGTCGAAGACCACCGGCGGCACCGTCACCCTCCCGCTGCCGGACATCACGGGTGTGCGCTGGATACCGGCCATCGGACTGGAGAACGGCTCCCTCCGCTTCGACCGCGCGGGAGTCACCGCGGCCACGCAGCCGAAGTACGACCCGTACTCCCTGGACCTGTGGGGACTGTCCAAGCGGGAGTACACCGCCGTGCTCGTCGCGGCCGCCGTGCTCGTGCGGCTGCCGTCGCCCGCCCGGCGGCTCGCACCCGGCACGCCGCCGAAGGTCCTCACGGCCCCCGCCCAGGACGCCTCCCCGGCCGCCGACGACCACGACGTCCTGCTGCGACGGCTGCGCGAGCTCGGCGAACTGCACCGGGCGGGCGTCCTCACCGACGAGGAGTTCAGCACCGCCAAGCAGGCCGTCCTGAAGCGCCTCTGA
- the arsB gene encoding ACR3 family arsenite efflux transporter: MATEPVARRLSFLDRFLAVWILIAMAAGLGLGRLVPGLGGVLAETTVTGVPLPIALGLLMMMYPVLAKVRYDRMRTVTGDRRLLIPSLVLNWIAGPALMFALAWLLLPDLPEYRTGLIIVGLARCIAMVIIWNDLAGGDREAAAVLVALNSVFQVLAFGLLGWFYLSVLPGWLGLERAALDVTAWEIARSALLFLGIPLLAGFLTRRLGEKARGRAWYETRLLPRIGPFALHGLLFTVVVLFALQGGAITSKPLDVVRIALPLLVYFAVMWTGSMAVGRAAGLTHPKATTLAFTAAGNNFELAIAVAVATFGAASGQALAGVVGPLIEVPVLIGLVHVALAARRFFPAPVTVTAATAGTPEGSARV; encoded by the coding sequence GTGGCCACGGAGCCGGTCGCGCGACGGCTTTCGTTCCTGGACCGGTTCCTCGCGGTGTGGATCCTGATCGCGATGGCTGCCGGGCTGGGCCTCGGGCGGCTGGTCCCCGGACTCGGCGGCGTACTCGCGGAGACCACCGTCACCGGTGTCCCGCTGCCGATCGCGCTGGGCCTGCTCATGATGATGTACCCGGTCCTCGCGAAGGTCCGCTACGACCGCATGCGGACGGTCACCGGCGACCGGCGGCTCCTGATCCCTTCCCTGGTACTGAACTGGATCGCCGGGCCTGCGCTCATGTTCGCGCTCGCCTGGCTCCTGCTGCCCGACCTGCCCGAATACCGCACCGGTCTGATCATCGTGGGCCTCGCCCGCTGCATCGCCATGGTGATCATCTGGAACGACCTCGCCGGCGGCGACCGCGAGGCCGCCGCCGTGCTGGTCGCCCTCAACTCGGTCTTCCAGGTCCTCGCGTTCGGGCTGCTGGGCTGGTTCTACCTCTCGGTGCTGCCCGGATGGCTCGGGCTGGAGCGGGCGGCGCTCGACGTCACCGCGTGGGAGATCGCCCGGTCCGCTCTGCTCTTCCTGGGCATCCCGCTCCTCGCCGGATTCCTGACCCGGCGGCTCGGCGAGAAGGCGCGGGGCCGCGCGTGGTACGAGACGCGGCTCCTGCCCAGGATCGGCCCGTTCGCCCTCCACGGCCTGCTGTTCACGGTCGTGGTCCTCTTCGCGCTCCAGGGCGGCGCGATCACCTCCAAGCCCCTCGACGTGGTGCGGATCGCCCTCCCGCTGCTGGTGTACTTCGCCGTGATGTGGACGGGCTCGATGGCCGTCGGGCGGGCGGCCGGGCTGACCCACCCGAAGGCGACGACGCTGGCCTTCACCGCGGCGGGCAACAACTTCGAGCTGGCCATCGCGGTCGCCGTCGCCACCTTCGGCGCCGCCTCCGGCCAGGCGCTCGCCGGCGTCGTCGGCCCCCTCATCGAGGTCCCCGTCCTGATCGGGCTGGTCCATGTCGCCCTGGCCGCCCGCCGCTTCTTCCCCGCTCCCGTCACGGTGACCGCCGCGACGGCCGGCACCCCGGAGGGTTCCGCCCGTGTCTGA
- a CDS encoding ArsR/SmtB family transcription factor, which translates to MSKQELVVLGQDDPEGCCPTLLTAPLDEGGAETLAKVFKALGDPVRLRLLSMIASRAGGEVCVCDLTPAFDLSQPTISHHLKLLRQAGLIDSERRGTWVYYRLLPEMTDRLAAVLTRPAGVAG; encoded by the coding sequence ATGTCGAAACAAGAGCTCGTGGTGCTCGGGCAGGACGACCCCGAGGGCTGCTGCCCCACCCTGCTCACCGCACCCCTCGACGAGGGCGGGGCCGAGACGCTGGCGAAGGTCTTCAAGGCCCTGGGCGACCCGGTCCGGCTGCGGCTGCTCTCGATGATCGCCTCGCGGGCGGGCGGGGAGGTGTGCGTCTGCGACCTCACGCCGGCGTTCGACCTCTCCCAGCCGACGATCTCCCACCACCTGAAGCTGCTCAGGCAGGCGGGGCTCATCGACTCGGAGCGGCGCGGGACCTGGGTGTACTACCGCCTGCTGCCGGAGATGACGGACCGTCTGGCCGCCGTCCTCACCCGCCCCGCCGGAGTCGCCGGGTGA
- a CDS encoding WD40 repeat domain-containing protein: MRSLLTLSAAAVLLFLTGAAPAVADDGDGADRTFTIEDPRITESSGLAASRIHPGVYWTHNDSEDGPYVYAVDSRTGKTVATITMKGVGEPRDVEAISLGPDGNLYVGDIGDNLDGSWDHVWIYRFPEPEKLADATVRATQFDVKYADGARNAEAMMVHPVTGRVYIASKREGGGGLYEGPEKLTAGGTNVFRRVGEVPWVTDGAFSPDGEELVLRSYFSARRYAFDKGRLGADHAVSVPLQGQAESVTYTTDGSAMMFGSEGERSEVLRVDVEGGGKASPNSGGGGTSSGDGGEDGGPGKSTVTGGAVAVVVVVLAVLMAKRRRGH, encoded by the coding sequence ATGAGATCGCTGTTGACCCTTTCCGCCGCCGCCGTCCTCCTGTTCCTCACGGGGGCGGCGCCCGCAGTCGCGGACGACGGTGACGGGGCGGACCGCACCTTCACCATCGAGGACCCCCGGATCACCGAGTCCAGCGGCCTGGCCGCCAGCCGTATCCACCCCGGCGTCTACTGGACGCACAACGACAGCGAGGACGGGCCGTACGTCTACGCCGTCGACTCCCGGACCGGCAAGACCGTCGCGACGATCACCATGAAGGGGGTCGGGGAGCCCCGCGACGTCGAGGCGATCTCGCTCGGGCCCGACGGGAACCTCTACGTCGGCGACATCGGGGACAACCTCGACGGTTCCTGGGACCACGTGTGGATCTACCGCTTCCCGGAACCGGAGAAGCTCGCGGACGCCACGGTGCGGGCCACCCAGTTCGACGTGAAGTACGCGGACGGGGCCCGCAACGCCGAGGCGATGATGGTCCACCCCGTGACGGGGCGGGTGTACATCGCGTCGAAGAGGGAGGGCGGCGGGGGACTCTACGAGGGCCCGGAGAAGCTGACGGCCGGCGGGACCAACGTGTTCCGGCGGGTGGGCGAGGTTCCGTGGGTGACGGACGGCGCGTTCTCCCCCGACGGCGAGGAGCTCGTGCTGCGCTCCTACTTCAGCGCCCGGCGCTACGCCTTCGACAAGGGCCGGCTCGGCGCCGACCACGCCGTGAGCGTGCCGCTCCAGGGACAGGCCGAGTCGGTGACCTACACGACGGACGGCTCGGCGATGATGTTCGGCTCCGAGGGCGAACGGAGCGAGGTGCTGCGCGTCGACGTGGAGGGCGGCGGCAAGGCCTCGCCGAACAGCGGTGGCGGCGGCACGTCCTCGGGTGACGGCGGCGAGGACGGCGGCCCGGGGAAGAGCACCGTGACCGGCGGGGCTGTGGCGGTCGTCGTCGTCGTGCTGGCCGTGCTCATGGCCAAGCGCAGGCGCGGTCACTGA
- a CDS encoding TetR/AcrR family transcriptional regulator, translating to MVDVPVDQPTGTVDGRRTRARAQLLDAGLELFGVYGYAATSEQALCEVAGVPEEMLWEEFGSREGVLMALHNQITTSGLRAAEQALLSEGMDDCPVAERFRRLFDAYVSAVTRDLREARITFVEVLGVSPAVDAHCKKWRDLWGDFLTGEAERAAVRGEAEERDHRVVVMVMVGTVHELMAHHARRPRRARPDEVSEELTKLGLAMLGVELVG from the coding sequence GTGGTGGATGTCCCGGTGGACCAACCGACCGGAACGGTCGACGGCAGGCGCACCCGGGCCCGTGCGCAACTCCTCGACGCCGGCCTGGAACTGTTCGGGGTGTACGGCTACGCGGCCACGTCCGAGCAGGCCCTGTGCGAGGTGGCCGGGGTCCCGGAGGAGATGCTCTGGGAGGAGTTCGGCTCCCGGGAGGGCGTGCTCATGGCCCTCCACAACCAGATCACGACCAGTGGGCTCCGCGCGGCCGAACAGGCCCTGCTCTCCGAGGGCATGGACGACTGTCCGGTCGCGGAGCGCTTCCGGCGGCTCTTCGACGCGTACGTGTCGGCCGTGACCCGTGACCTGCGCGAGGCGCGGATCACCTTCGTCGAGGTGCTGGGTGTGAGTCCCGCCGTGGACGCCCACTGCAAGAAGTGGCGCGACCTGTGGGGCGACTTCCTCACCGGCGAGGCCGAGCGCGCGGCGGTGCGCGGCGAGGCGGAGGAACGCGACCACCGTGTCGTGGTCATGGTGATGGTCGGTACGGTCCACGAGCTCATGGCCCATCACGCCCGCCGCCCCCGCAGGGCCAGGCCGGACGAGGTGTCCGAGGAACTGACCAAGCTGGGGCTCGCGATGCTGGGCGTCGAACTGGTCGGCTGA
- a CDS encoding class I SAM-dependent DNA methyltransferase: protein MENDDGYFGEQAAATYDEPDGEMFRPAVVDATADFLAGLAGDGRALELGIGTGRIALPLAARGVPVHGIDMSRAMVRRLRAKPGGGADDIGVTIGDFATTRADGEFSLAYLVFNTIMNLTSQDAQVECFRNVAAHLAPSGCFVIEVVVPELRKLPPGQTAVPFRMTPTRWAYDLYDVATQAMSSNYIEVQDGRGSFRSIPFRYVWPAELDLMARIAGLRLRERWEDWGREPFTNESGRHVSVWEKPA, encoded by the coding sequence GTGGAAAACGACGACGGTTACTTCGGAGAACAGGCGGCGGCGACGTACGACGAGCCGGACGGGGAGATGTTCCGGCCCGCCGTCGTGGACGCAACGGCGGACTTCCTCGCCGGACTCGCGGGGGACGGCAGAGCGCTGGAGCTGGGCATCGGAACGGGCCGCATCGCCCTGCCGCTCGCGGCACGCGGGGTACCGGTCCACGGCATCGACATGTCGCGCGCGATGGTGCGGAGGCTGCGGGCCAAGCCGGGCGGCGGCGCGGACGACATCGGCGTCACCATCGGCGACTTCGCGACGACGAGGGCCGACGGGGAGTTCTCCCTCGCCTACCTGGTCTTCAACACGATCATGAATCTCACGTCCCAGGACGCGCAGGTCGAGTGCTTCCGCAATGTCGCCGCGCACCTCGCCCCCAGCGGCTGCTTCGTCATCGAGGTGGTCGTCCCGGAGCTGCGAAAGCTCCCGCCCGGCCAGACGGCGGTGCCGTTCCGGATGACCCCGACGCGCTGGGCGTACGACCTGTACGACGTGGCCACCCAGGCCATGAGCTCCAACTACATCGAGGTCCAGGACGGCCGGGGCTCCTTCCGGTCGATTCCCTTCCGCTACGTGTGGCCCGCGGAGCTGGACCTGATGGCCCGGATCGCGGGTCTGCGGCTGCGCGAGCGCTGGGAGGACTGGGGACGGGAGCCGTTCACGAACGAGAGCGGGCGGCACGTCTCGGTCTGGGAGAAGCCGGCGTAG
- a CDS encoding endonuclease/exonuclease/phosphatase family protein, with protein sequence MLAVSSALVTFLLVLPGAVPNSPGHVGSLLETFLPWIGVAVPVLLVPALLGRSRIALVSLLMPALAWLILFAGLLFPGSTPEGGLTVVQHNVSDVNPDPAATAGALARTGADLIALEELTAPALPAYERVLASRYPHRAASGTVGLWSKHPLTAIRPVDIRPEGVGAGWNRGLRATARTPHGEVAVYVAHLPSVRIGPSAGFSSGRRDESAALLGAALAAEPLDRVILLGDLNSTVDDRGLDPVTSLMEPPGPGFAFSWPASLPVARIDQVLTRSAEVTHVRSLPATGSDHLPVAARVVL encoded by the coding sequence GTGCTCGCCGTGTCGTCGGCCCTGGTGACCTTCCTGCTGGTCCTGCCCGGCGCGGTCCCCAACAGCCCCGGCCACGTGGGCAGTCTCCTGGAGACCTTTCTGCCCTGGATCGGCGTGGCCGTGCCCGTCCTGCTGGTCCCCGCGCTCCTCGGCAGATCCAGGATCGCCCTGGTCTCCCTGCTGATGCCGGCCCTGGCCTGGCTGATCCTCTTCGCCGGCCTGCTGTTCCCGGGAAGCACCCCCGAGGGCGGTCTCACCGTCGTCCAGCACAATGTCAGCGACGTGAACCCGGACCCGGCCGCCACCGCCGGCGCGCTGGCCCGCACGGGCGCCGACCTGATCGCCCTGGAGGAGCTGACGGCCCCGGCCCTGCCCGCGTACGAGCGGGTTCTGGCGTCCCGATACCCCCACCGCGCGGCCAGCGGCACGGTCGGCCTCTGGTCGAAGCACCCCCTGACGGCGATACGCCCCGTGGACATCCGGCCGGAGGGCGTCGGCGCGGGCTGGAACCGGGGCCTGCGGGCGACCGCCCGCACACCGCACGGCGAGGTCGCGGTGTACGTCGCCCACCTGCCCTCGGTGCGCATCGGCCCGTCGGCCGGGTTCAGTTCCGGCAGACGCGACGAGAGCGCGGCGCTCCTCGGTGCGGCCCTCGCCGCCGAGCCCCTGGACCGGGTGATCCTCCTCGGCGACCTCAACAGCACGGTGGACGACCGGGGCCTGGACCCGGTGACCTCGCTCATGGAGCCACCGGGGCCCGGCTTCGCGTTCAGCTGGCCCGCCTCGCTGCCGGTGGCCAGGATCGACCAGGTGCTGACCCGGTCGGCGGAGGTCACCCACGTCCGGTCCCTGCCCGCGACGGGGAGCGACCACCTGCCGGTAGCGGCCCGCGTCGTCCTGTAG
- a CDS encoding alpha/beta fold hydrolase: MNVSTAFRSSRKTIAIAGAVAGVAALSLAVTSPAGATGGHSAEAGKPTVVLVHGAFADSSSWNGVIQRLRHDGYPVVAPANPLRGLTGDADYLKSFLKSVKGPVVLAGHSYGGAVISEAAAGNPNVKALAYIAAFAPEKGETALGLSNKFPGSTLGDVLNPVPFPVAGGGTGTDLYIRTDAFHHQFAADVPTRTSDLMAATQRPVAASALEEGATAAAWKTIPSWNLITRQDLNIPLAAQRFMAQRAHSHTTEIKASHAVTVSRPDAVARVIEQAARATDGR, translated from the coding sequence ATGAACGTTTCGACCGCCTTCCGTTCCTCCCGCAAGACCATCGCCATCGCCGGCGCCGTGGCCGGAGTCGCGGCACTCTCCCTGGCCGTCACCTCGCCGGCGGGTGCCACGGGCGGGCACTCCGCCGAGGCGGGGAAGCCGACGGTCGTGCTGGTGCACGGCGCGTTCGCCGACTCCTCCAGCTGGAACGGTGTGATCCAGCGCCTGCGGCACGACGGGTATCCCGTCGTCGCCCCGGCCAACCCGCTGCGCGGCCTGACCGGCGACGCCGACTACCTGAAGAGCTTCCTCAAGAGCGTCAAGGGTCCCGTCGTCCTCGCCGGCCACTCCTACGGCGGCGCGGTGATCAGCGAGGCCGCCGCCGGCAACCCGAACGTGAAGGCCCTCGCCTACATCGCCGCCTTCGCCCCGGAGAAGGGCGAAACCGCGCTGGGGCTGTCCAACAAGTTCCCCGGCAGCACGCTCGGGGACGTCCTGAACCCCGTCCCGTTCCCCGTCGCCGGAGGCGGGACCGGCACGGACCTGTACATCAGGACCGACGCGTTCCACCACCAGTTCGCCGCCGACGTCCCCACCCGGACCAGCGACCTGATGGCCGCCACCCAGCGCCCCGTGGCAGCCTCCGCCCTGGAGGAAGGGGCCACCGCGGCGGCCTGGAAGACCATCCCCTCCTGGAACCTGATCACCCGCCAGGACCTCAACATCCCGCTCGCCGCCCAGCGGTTCATGGCGCAGCGGGCCCACTCCCACACCACGGAGATCAAGGCCTCCCACGCCGTCACGGTCTCCCGTCCGGACGCGGTGGCCCGTGTGATCGAGCAGGCGGCGCGCGCCACCGACGGCCGCTGA
- a CDS encoding metal-sensitive transcriptional regulator, translating to MQLDMADDELKSVLNRLRRAQGQIAGVVRMIEEGRDCEDVVTQLSAASRALDRAGFSIIATGLEQCLTQEGQSPADRDRMRARLEKLFLSLA from the coding sequence ATGCAACTCGACATGGCGGACGACGAGCTGAAGTCCGTCCTCAACCGGCTGCGCCGGGCCCAGGGGCAGATCGCCGGGGTCGTGCGGATGATCGAGGAGGGCCGGGACTGCGAGGACGTCGTCACCCAACTCTCCGCGGCCTCACGGGCCCTGGACCGGGCGGGCTTCTCCATCATCGCGACGGGCCTCGAACAGTGCCTGACGCAGGAGGGGCAGTCCCCCGCCGACAGGGACCGGATGCGCGCCCGCCTGGAGAAGCTCTTCCTCTCGCTGGCCTGA